In a single window of the Terriglobus roseus genome:
- a CDS encoding VOC family protein: MTKSGFVWYELMTNGALDAAVSFYKHVAGWDIRDSGMPGMQYMIFGKDGKDVGGMMSWKAVGQPDMPTEWVAHIYTANVDAEVEAVVKDGGTQIQPPRDIPGVGRFAVVTDPQGAKFLLFQPGQAYAPPRLAQNEVGNVGWHELITTDWEKAWEFYSKHYGWQKDFAMDMKEMGIYQTFRIDTDRYIGAMMNIPPFMKDLKPGWLFYFQVADADAGAKRITENGGTITHGPMDVPGGSRIVQGIDPQGGRFALVSTSSTAPAYGA; the protein is encoded by the coding sequence ATGACCAAAAGTGGATTTGTCTGGTACGAGTTGATGACGAACGGCGCCCTGGACGCCGCGGTTTCGTTCTACAAGCACGTAGCTGGCTGGGATATCCGGGACAGCGGCATGCCGGGCATGCAGTACATGATCTTCGGCAAGGATGGCAAAGACGTCGGCGGCATGATGAGCTGGAAGGCCGTTGGCCAGCCGGACATGCCCACCGAGTGGGTCGCACACATCTACACCGCGAACGTCGACGCTGAGGTCGAAGCCGTTGTGAAAGACGGTGGCACGCAGATCCAGCCGCCACGTGACATCCCCGGTGTCGGCCGCTTCGCCGTCGTGACCGACCCGCAGGGTGCGAAGTTCCTGCTCTTCCAGCCGGGCCAGGCGTATGCACCGCCGCGCCTTGCGCAGAACGAGGTCGGCAACGTGGGCTGGCACGAACTGATCACGACCGACTGGGAGAAAGCATGGGAGTTCTACAGCAAGCACTACGGCTGGCAGAAGGACTTCGCCATGGACATGAAGGAGATGGGCATCTACCAGACCTTCCGTATCGACACCGACCGGTACATCGGCGCCATGATGAACATTCCGCCCTTCATGAAAGATCTGAAGCCCGGCTGGCTCTTCTACTTCCAGGTTGCGGATGCCGACGCCGGCGCAAAACGCATCACGGAGAACGGCGGCACGATAACGCACGGGCCAATGGATGTCCCCGGCGGCTCACGCATCGTGCAGGGCATCGATCCGCAGGGCGGTCGCTTCGCACTGGTGTCCACCAGCAGCACAGCCCCGGCCTACGGCGCATAA
- the trmFO gene encoding methylenetetrahydrofolate--tRNA-(uracil(54)-C(5))-methyltransferase (FADH(2)-oxidizing) TrmFO gives MKKIKVIGGGLAGPEAALQAARAGCEVTLYEMRPHRSTEAHQTSDFAELVCSNSLKSESENTAPWLLKQEMRLAGSVLLAEADACAVPAGHALAVDRVEFSRRVAERIAAEPRITVVREEVTSIEENGDHITVLASGPLTSPSLTTDLQRLTGADHLSFYDSIAPVVDATTINMDRVYFKARWDKGSADYINCPFTKEEYDVFYDALIAAQEVEAKDWEKLDYFEGCLPIEEIARRGKDTLRFGCMKPVGLRYPGTEITPYAVVQLRQENLRADSYNLVGFQNHIKYGDQQRILRLIPGLENATFLRFGQIHRNTYINSPTLLTETLQLRAHPQVMIAGQLSGVEGYTESIAGGMLAGRFAAALVRGEQPTPAPRLSAHGSLVHYITHTDAKRFQPANVTFDLLMPLEEELRKKIRDKKERHRIQCERGLNAWRDWLSGVPEAVTVTA, from the coding sequence GTGAAGAAGATCAAAGTAATTGGCGGCGGACTCGCCGGCCCCGAGGCCGCTTTGCAGGCGGCGCGTGCTGGCTGTGAGGTCACGCTGTACGAGATGCGCCCCCACCGTTCCACCGAAGCGCACCAGACCAGCGACTTTGCCGAACTTGTCTGCTCCAACAGCTTGAAGAGCGAAAGCGAGAACACCGCGCCGTGGCTGCTGAAACAGGAGATGCGGCTCGCCGGATCGGTCCTGCTGGCGGAGGCCGATGCCTGCGCCGTACCTGCGGGCCATGCGCTGGCGGTCGATCGCGTGGAGTTTTCGCGGCGCGTTGCCGAGCGCATCGCAGCCGAGCCGCGGATCACCGTGGTTCGCGAGGAAGTCACCTCCATTGAAGAGAACGGCGATCACATTACCGTGCTGGCCAGCGGGCCGCTGACCTCGCCGTCATTGACGACGGATCTGCAGCGGCTGACAGGCGCCGATCACCTTTCGTTCTATGACTCGATCGCTCCCGTGGTGGACGCGACGACGATCAACATGGATCGCGTGTACTTCAAGGCGCGTTGGGACAAAGGCAGCGCGGACTACATCAACTGCCCCTTCACGAAGGAAGAGTACGACGTCTTTTACGACGCGCTGATTGCTGCGCAGGAAGTCGAAGCGAAGGATTGGGAGAAGCTCGACTACTTCGAAGGCTGCCTGCCGATTGAGGAGATCGCGCGCCGCGGCAAGGACACACTGCGCTTCGGCTGCATGAAGCCCGTGGGCCTGCGCTACCCGGGCACGGAGATCACGCCGTACGCCGTCGTCCAGCTGCGCCAGGAGAATCTGCGCGCGGACAGCTATAACCTGGTGGGCTTTCAGAACCACATCAAGTACGGCGACCAGCAGCGCATCCTGCGGCTGATCCCCGGGCTGGAGAATGCGACCTTCCTGCGCTTCGGCCAGATCCATCGCAACACCTACATCAACAGCCCCACACTGCTGACGGAGACGCTGCAGCTGCGTGCGCATCCACAGGTGATGATTGCCGGACAGTTGAGCGGTGTGGAGGGTTATACGGAATCGATCGCAGGAGGCATGCTGGCGGGCCGTTTTGCCGCGGCTCTTGTGCGCGGGGAGCAGCCGACACCCGCGCCGCGCCTGTCGGCGCATGGGTCGTTGGTTCACTACATTACCCATACGGATGCGAAGCGCTTCCAGCCGGCGAACGTCACGTTCGACCTGCTGATGCCGCTGGAGGAAGAGCTGCGCAAGAAGATTCGCGACAAGAAGGAACGCCACCGGATCCAGTGCGAGCGCGGTCTGAATGCGTGGCGCGATTGGTTGTCCGGTGTGCCCGAGGCTGTCACTGTCACTGCGTAG